The Rickettsiales bacterium genome includes a region encoding these proteins:
- the rpmA gene encoding 50S ribosomal protein L27, protein MAHKKAGGSSRNGRDSAGRRLGVKKFGGELVIPGNIIIRQRGTKVYPGSGVGMGVDHTIFATQEGRVVFSKKHKDRTFVSVEAA, encoded by the coding sequence ATGGCACATAAAAAAGCTGGTGGTAGTTCACGTAACGGTCGCGACTCGGCGGGTCGTAGGCTCGGTGTAAAAAAATTTGGCGGAGAATTGGTAATACCTGGTAATATAATAATCCGTCAACGTGGCACTAAGGTATATCCCGGCTCTGGTGTGGGTATGGGTGTTGACCATACTATATTCGCTACTCAAGAAGGTCGTGTAGTGTTTAGCAAGAAACACAAGGATAGAACATTCGTTTCTGTGGAAGCAGCTTAG
- a CDS encoding phosphoethanolamine--lipid A transferase produces the protein MILSRVTKKSVGSIQFMLLLIVFWMVFANYTFFKHLINDYPISDVHNAFFVISLLVGFGGTAMIVLSLVCYRYTTKPIITLLLFSTAFAAYFMDSYNVFIDHDMIGNVINSDTREMNDLLSVRLFMYIFFLGILPSLLVYKLSIKFDNLKKELLKRAKLVSGIIVTLGVMFFFTSASVTSFFREYTVRFYFNPSGYVFAVADYGYRYLRGGKKKLVMIAKDAAIPKDDEDRELIIMVVGETARADHFSLNGYSRDTNPLLEKEKLVSFSNFTSCGTSTLVSVPCMFSVYEDSNYDGRTIKYTENALDILKNAGVNVLWLDNNSSSKGVANRIAYKDLRDPSVNPVCDVECRDVGMLAGLQEYIDSHPKGDIMIVLHQMGNHGPAYYRRYPKEFAKFKPECKTNELSDCTKDEIINAYDNAVLYTDYFLAKTIELLKNNDNKFETMMFYVSDHGESLGDNGIYLHGMPNIIAPKEQRHVPAIIWIGKNFDEINYDSLRKMQDYPLSHNNIFHTLLGLMEIDSKIYDPSKDIFHNKS, from the coding sequence ATGATATTATCAAGAGTTACAAAAAAAAGTGTGGGAAGTATACAATTTATGCTTCTACTTATCGTTTTTTGGATGGTATTCGCTAACTATACATTTTTTAAGCATCTGATCAATGATTACCCGATAAGTGATGTTCATAACGCTTTTTTTGTTATATCGCTACTTGTTGGTTTTGGCGGAACGGCCATGATTGTTCTGTCTCTTGTATGTTATCGCTATACTACGAAGCCAATAATTACATTGCTGCTTTTTTCTACCGCTTTTGCCGCTTATTTCATGGATAGCTATAATGTATTTATAGATCATGATATGATCGGTAATGTGATAAATTCCGATACTAGAGAAATGAATGATTTGCTTAGTGTTCGGTTATTTATGTACATCTTTTTTCTTGGAATACTACCATCGCTATTAGTCTATAAATTAAGTATAAAATTTGATAACTTGAAAAAAGAGTTGCTTAAGCGTGCTAAGCTTGTTTCAGGAATAATAGTTACTCTTGGAGTTATGTTTTTCTTTACCAGTGCTTCTGTAACATCATTCTTTAGGGAGTATACAGTAAGATTCTATTTTAATCCTAGCGGGTATGTTTTTGCTGTTGCGGATTATGGCTATCGCTATCTTCGTGGAGGAAAAAAGAAATTAGTAATGATAGCGAAAGATGCTGCTATACCGAAAGATGATGAGGATAGAGAACTCATCATAATGGTGGTTGGGGAAACGGCACGTGCTGATCATTTTTCTCTAAATGGTTATAGTAGAGATACCAATCCATTACTTGAGAAAGAAAAATTAGTAAGTTTTTCCAATTTCACTAGCTGTGGTACTTCTACATTGGTTTCAGTTCCTTGTATGTTCTCGGTATATGAGGATAGTAACTATGATGGTAGAACAATAAAATATACAGAAAACGCTCTTGATATATTAAAAAACGCTGGAGTTAACGTTTTGTGGCTTGATAATAACTCTAGCTCTAAAGGAGTAGCTAACCGGATTGCCTATAAAGACTTACGAGACCCATCAGTAAATCCAGTGTGTGATGTTGAGTGTCGTGATGTCGGAATGCTCGCCGGTCTTCAGGAATATATAGATTCTCATCCAAAAGGGGATATTATGATAGTTCTTCATCAGATGGGCAATCATGGTCCTGCCTATTACCGGCGTTACCCTAAGGAATTCGCCAAATTTAAGCCGGAATGTAAAACTAACGAATTGTCAGATTGTACTAAGGATGAGATAATAAACGCTTATGATAACGCTGTTTTATATACAGATTATTTTCTTGCTAAAACCATAGAGCTTCTAAAAAATAATGATAATAAATTTGAGACTATGATGTTTTACGTAAGCGATCATGGAGAATCGTTAGGTGATAATGGGATTTACCTTCATGGGATGCCTAATATTATAGCTCCTAAGGAACAGCGGCATGTTCCGGCTATAATTTGGATCGGCAAGAATTTTGATGAGATAAATTATGATTCTCTTAGAAAAATGCAGGACTATCCTTTATCACATAATAATATTTTTCACACATTGCTTGGTTTGATGGAAATAGATAGCAAAATATATGATCCTAGTAAGGATATTTTTCATAATAAATCATAA
- a CDS encoding AsmA-like C-terminal domain-containing protein, with protein MQNKILRFLLGALLGLTVWLLIVFNFLLIWVATGPRSFDMLTPYIEDALSATDGSYKVKIGKTHLIWDGWRHPVDIRLSSVALLTENDQLFTTLPEVSVDLSVPYLAIGRVIPKSLTISAPFMNLIRNDKRNFDFSFSDNKSIQSTDSNNQQNSESMSFSKIFKSFFSGDSADQFHMLRKVIIYDAGLRIGNSRTQSFFDARNCNMILIRDKDGKVRINGNANIRYGDYDSNIYAELDIANSSSQIKGKFSFSKLMPNILGEMFFDSLDVRAFAVPVSGNANISLDMDGNIKSAKLSLDGGKGSIKSENFISEIPVNSIKLDADFTENLSRMNVNELKTDISGANFSADGFIILDHDKNENNDKEADSIAIKLDIEAKDIPAKNVKLLWPPSLSPMSREWITENMTGGKITSAKVSLNIKKGEMEEQELAKDSIDANISIKDFNVRYLPEHPKLRKVRGDVHVDGKTLTADIKSANFLDKTILSDGKVTIDDLNADNPYIKVSLNAQSPSDDMVYFLSLPRLKHSKRLGLDKRSQGSVKGYAEIGFNFFSPKGVKAEDAISYDITADLFDISQPEFLRKFDIENANGKMAVNNDGVEFSGAASVNGAKVKKGKVKYLFATDKSGVDTFLDFTGGIEKKYLTRFGYPDFPFISGYIGIDAKMRLGKDIENTEASLDLKRANLDLKDIGLKKPLSIPATLKLKAKKQKNDLNVEYFNLKSRDIDAKGTAILAGKSKLLAEVKTSKLVYGKNIISKLDYKNRNGMMYIDVTADSVDFIPFLGGDEVSEKKSINKLNKPNSAKKYIVEDSGGFSFMNFPAMRVRANIKKFILWDGRFLENLKGYLNCDKTICTEANFKGMSGESKPFTFNIFKDSKGKRSLAIRSEDAGSLLYVLNIIDSMKGGKLFVDAKYQENGKNSILDGRLYISDYVVKDAPILGKVLSLASLSGLIDTLSGKGIIFKKVNMPFILHNDIISIKDAKTYGSSLGITINGTITFPAKELDIKGVIVPSYSTNNLIGKIPLLGSLLVGKEGEGVFAARYNIKGKEKDANISVNPLSILAPGFLRRLFDIFD; from the coding sequence AAGGTAAAAATTGGCAAAACTCACCTCATATGGGACGGTTGGCGACATCCGGTGGATATACGCCTTAGCAGTGTAGCTCTTCTCACCGAAAATGATCAGTTATTTACCACACTGCCTGAAGTATCTGTTGATTTAAGTGTTCCTTATTTGGCTATTGGTAGAGTTATTCCAAAATCTCTTACGATTTCCGCTCCTTTTATGAATCTTATAAGAAATGATAAGAGAAATTTTGATTTTAGTTTTAGTGATAATAAATCAATACAAAGCACTGATTCTAACAACCAACAAAATTCTGAGTCTATGTCTTTCTCTAAGATTTTTAAGTCATTTTTTTCGGGGGATAGTGCGGACCAGTTTCATATGCTGCGCAAAGTAATTATTTACGACGCTGGACTTAGGATTGGAAACAGCAGAACCCAGTCTTTTTTTGACGCTAGAAACTGTAATATGATATTGATACGCGATAAAGACGGTAAGGTAAGGATAAATGGCAACGCTAATATTCGTTATGGCGATTATGATTCCAATATTTACGCTGAACTGGATATAGCTAATAGTAGCTCTCAAATAAAAGGAAAATTTTCTTTTTCTAAGCTGATGCCAAATATACTTGGGGAAATGTTTTTTGATAGTTTGGACGTGCGGGCTTTTGCCGTTCCGGTAAGTGGTAACGCCAATATCTCACTTGATATGGATGGTAATATAAAATCAGCTAAATTGTCTCTTGATGGCGGAAAGGGAAGTATAAAATCGGAGAATTTTATATCTGAGATACCGGTCAATTCTATAAAGTTAGACGCTGATTTTACCGAGAATCTAAGCAGAATGAACGTAAATGAACTAAAGACGGATATATCAGGAGCTAATTTTTCTGCTGATGGCTTTATAATTCTTGATCACGATAAAAACGAAAATAATGACAAGGAGGCTGATTCTATAGCGATAAAGCTTGATATTGAGGCGAAAGACATTCCCGCAAAGAATGTTAAGTTGTTATGGCCACCATCACTATCTCCAATGTCAAGAGAATGGATAACCGAGAATATGACTGGTGGTAAAATAACCAGCGCGAAAGTTTCTCTCAATATAAAAAAGGGGGAAATGGAAGAGCAAGAGCTAGCGAAGGATTCCATAGACGCTAATATTAGCATAAAGGATTTTAATGTACGTTACCTGCCGGAACATCCGAAATTAAGAAAGGTAAGAGGTGATGTCCATGTGGATGGTAAAACTCTTACCGCTGATATAAAATCCGCCAATTTTCTTGATAAAACTATATTAAGTGACGGTAAAGTTACGATAGATGACCTGAATGCTGATAATCCATATATAAAAGTAAGTCTTAACGCTCAGTCACCATCTGATGATATGGTTTATTTTTTATCGCTCCCACGCCTTAAACACTCAAAACGACTCGGTCTTGATAAAAGGTCACAAGGTAGCGTTAAAGGTTACGCTGAAATAGGATTTAATTTTTTCTCTCCCAAAGGTGTAAAAGCTGAAGACGCGATTTCTTACGACATAACAGCTGATTTATTTGATATTTCACAGCCAGAATTTCTGCGTAAATTTGATATAGAAAATGCCAATGGGAAAATGGCGGTTAATAATGATGGGGTTGAATTCTCAGGTGCCGCCAGCGTAAATGGAGCCAAGGTAAAAAAAGGTAAGGTCAAATATCTTTTCGCGACTGACAAAAGTGGAGTTGATACTTTTTTGGATTTTACCGGTGGTATAGAAAAGAAATACCTAACTCGTTTTGGTTATCCCGACTTTCCTTTCATTAGCGGTTATATAGGGATAGACGCGAAAATGCGTCTTGGTAAAGATATTGAGAATACAGAAGCATCGCTTGATCTTAAAAGAGCGAATCTTGATCTAAAAGATATTGGTCTTAAAAAGCCCTTATCAATTCCTGCCACTCTTAAGCTTAAAGCGAAAAAACAGAAAAATGATCTAAATGTTGAGTATTTTAATCTTAAAAGCCGAGATATAGATGCTAAAGGAACAGCGATTCTTGCCGGAAAATCAAAATTACTAGCGGAAGTAAAAACTAGTAAGCTTGTTTATGGGAAAAATATAATCTCAAAGCTTGATTATAAAAATCGTAATGGAATGATGTATATAGATGTGACCGCTGATAGTGTGGATTTTATACCTTTTTTAGGTGGTGATGAGGTATCTGAGAAAAAATCCATCAATAAATTAAATAAACCAAATAGCGCTAAAAAATATATCGTTGAGGATAGTGGCGGGTTTTCATTTATGAATTTTCCGGCGATGCGGGTTAGAGCTAATATTAAGAAATTTATTTTATGGGATGGTCGCTTCCTAGAGAATCTTAAAGGCTATCTAAACTGCGATAAAACAATATGCACTGAGGCAAACTTTAAGGGAATGAGTGGTGAAAGTAAACCATTTACTTTTAACATATTCAAGGACAGTAAAGGTAAAAGAAGTCTCGCTATACGCTCTGAAGACGCTGGTTCGTTACTATATGTCTTAAATATCATTGATAGCATGAAAGGAGGGAAGCTCTTTGTAGACGCTAAATATCAGGAAAATGGTAAGAATAGCATATTGGATGGTAGGTTGTATATTAGTGATTATGTGGTAAAAGACGCGCCGATACTTGGTAAGGTTTTATCACTGGCATCTCTTAGTGGACTCATTGATACATTGAGTGGTAAAGGTATTATTTTTAAGAAGGTCAATATGCCGTTTATATTGCATAATGACATTATTTCCATTAAGGACGCAAAAACTTATGGTTCGTCACTTGGTATAACCATAAATGGTACGATAACATTTCCCGCTAAAGAGCTAGATATAAAAGGAGTTATAGTGCCATCATACTCTACTAATAACTTGATTGGAAAAATCCCTCTTCTTGGTAGTCTTTTGGTTGGTAAAGAAGGAGAGGGGGTATTTGCCGCTCGCTATAATATTAAAGGCAAGGAAAAAGACGCGAATATTAGCGTTAATCCACTGTCAATTCTAGCACCCGGATTCTTACGCAGATTATTTGATATTTTTGATTGA
- a CDS encoding isocitrate/isopropylmalate family dehydrogenase produces MDNIEEFTEIHNITITVAYGDGIGPEIMEGALILLRESNAKLTIESIEIGKRIYNMGATYGILPSSLDRLRENRILLKSPTIIPDFPDYTLRTINDKLFEQFGLENSSMRISNIIKNLEDTDWLSGISISNENFAIFETMHDAAPELAGKDVANPCGIIQATIMMLEYISHTETADKIKNAMLKTLDDGIHTVDIYRKKKSKKKVGTKDFIEAVVDRL; encoded by the coding sequence ATGGATAATATAGAAGAATTCACCGAAATCCACAATATAACCATAACTGTGGCTTATGGTGATGGAATTGGTCCTGAAATAATGGAAGGAGCGTTGATATTACTAAGAGAAAGTAATGCCAAGCTTACCATAGAATCTATTGAGATAGGCAAACGTATATATAATATGGGTGCTACTTATGGTATCCTACCCTCTTCTTTAGACAGGTTACGAGAAAACCGTATTTTACTGAAATCACCAACAATAATACCAGATTTTCCTGACTATACGCTGCGTACCATAAACGATAAGTTGTTTGAGCAGTTTGGGCTAGAAAATAGCTCTATGAGAATTTCCAATATAATTAAGAATTTAGAGGATACAGATTGGCTTTCCGGTATTTCTATTAGTAATGAGAATTTCGCTATTTTTGAGACTATGCATGACGCGGCTCCTGAACTAGCTGGTAAAGATGTAGCTAATCCTTGTGGAATAATTCAAGCAACTATAATGATGCTTGAATATATAAGCCATACTGAAACAGCAGATAAAATAAAAAACGCCATGCTTAAAACACTTGATGATGGAATCCATACCGTTGATATTTACCGAAAAAAGAAAAGCAAGAAAAAAGTTGGTACGAAAGATTTTATTGAGGCGGTAGTGGACAGGCTGTAG
- the rplU gene encoding 50S ribosomal protein L21: MFAVIRTGGKQYKVANGDVISVEKLSGEAGDKIEINDVLMAGDKIGSPILNGAKVLGEIVKQFRDDKVIVFKKKRRHNYRRKKGHRQYLTQIKITDIKA, encoded by the coding sequence ATGTTCGCGGTGATTCGTACTGGTGGAAAGCAATATAAAGTCGCAAATGGTGACGTTATTTCTGTAGAAAAACTTTCTGGTGAAGCTGGTGACAAGATAGAAATTAATGACGTACTAATGGCTGGCGATAAGATTGGCTCTCCTATTCTTAATGGAGCTAAGGTTCTTGGTGAGATTGTGAAGCAGTTTCGTGATGATAAGGTCATAGTTTTTAAGAAAAAACGTCGCCATAATTATCGTCGTAAAAAAGGTCATCGCCAATATTTAACACAAATCAAGATAACTGATATTAAAGCATAA
- the lysA gene encoding diaminopimelate decarboxylase, with product MDYFSYKDTVYHAEDVAIPKIADAVDTPFYCYSSATIERHYKVFSSAFGDMDAKICFAVKANDNLAVLATMAKMGAWADVVSAGEIRRAMKAGIKADNIVFSGVGKTREEMFYALEQGIYQFNVESEPELRLLNEVALEIGKKAPVAMRINPDVDPKTHAKISTGQKESKFGVAMSHAHDIYRLADSLAGIVIQGVSIHIGSQLTTLEPFAQAFSKVREFITELKEDGIALKTLDLGGGLGIPYGKEQPPLPEFYADIVKENTKGLNLRLLFEPGRIMVGNAGILVTKVLYVKRGENRIYVIVDAAMNDLMRPALYDAYHEIVPIVPSTGETRTEMVDVVGPVCETSDIFAEQRLMKIPKVGDLLAFRSAGAYGASMAGTYNSRPLVAEIMVKGENFSVIRPRQTYDELIGRDMLPEWLERK from the coding sequence ATGGATTATTTTTCATATAAAGATACAGTATATCATGCTGAGGATGTAGCGATACCAAAAATAGCGGATGCTGTGGACACCCCTTTTTATTGTTACTCATCAGCGACCATAGAGCGCCATTACAAGGTGTTTTCATCAGCGTTTGGCGATATGGACGCTAAAATATGTTTTGCGGTCAAAGCCAATGATAATCTAGCGGTACTAGCTACTATGGCAAAAATGGGAGCGTGGGCGGATGTCGTATCGGCTGGTGAGATAAGACGAGCTATGAAAGCGGGTATCAAAGCGGATAACATAGTTTTTTCCGGCGTTGGTAAAACTCGGGAGGAAATGTTTTACGCTCTTGAGCAGGGCATATATCAGTTCAACGTTGAATCAGAGCCAGAACTCAGATTACTTAATGAGGTGGCGCTTGAAATAGGTAAAAAAGCCCCAGTTGCCATGCGGATAAATCCCGATGTTGACCCAAAAACCCATGCCAAAATCTCAACAGGTCAAAAAGAGAGCAAGTTTGGTGTGGCGATGTCGCATGCGCATGACATTTATCGTCTCGCTGATTCCCTAGCGGGTATAGTTATTCAGGGAGTATCCATACATATTGGCTCGCAACTTACCACTCTTGAACCATTCGCTCAGGCCTTTTCTAAGGTACGTGAGTTCATAACAGAACTTAAAGAGGATGGAATAGCCCTAAAAACTTTGGATCTTGGAGGTGGTCTTGGCATACCTTATGGAAAGGAACAACCGCCACTTCCCGAGTTTTACGCTGATATAGTAAAAGAAAATACTAAAGGACTTAATCTTAGATTATTGTTTGAACCAGGCAGAATTATGGTTGGTAATGCCGGTATTTTGGTCACTAAAGTCCTGTATGTGAAACGTGGCGAAAATCGTATATATGTGATAGTTGACGCGGCGATGAATGATCTTATGCGTCCAGCTCTTTATGACGCTTATCACGAGATTGTGCCGATTGTTCCATCAACCGGAGAAACTCGTACTGAGATGGTGGATGTAGTAGGACCAGTTTGCGAAACCAGCGATATATTCGCTGAGCAAAGACTTATGAAAATTCCCAAAGTTGGTGACTTATTGGCGTTTCGCTCGGCTGGAGCTTATGGAGCGTCAATGGCTGGAACCTATAACTCCCGACCGCTTGTTGCTGAAATTATGGTGAAGGGAGAAAATTTTTCCGTTATACGTCCACGTCAGACCTATGATGAGCTTATAGGTCGGGATATGTTACCAGAATGGTTGGAGAGGAAATAA